One window of Perca fluviatilis chromosome 12, GENO_Pfluv_1.0, whole genome shotgun sequence genomic DNA carries:
- the calcrla gene encoding calcitonin gene-related peptide type 1 receptor, protein MAKRKMDCIERSGMVALILLCNLTKIFVKASMEVNETQQQHPTHVYHEIGLTRNKIVTAQFECYQKIMKDDTQDRQEPMCNRTWDGWLCWDDTKAGVHSEQHCPDYFQDFDPSEMVTKICSDSGHWFMHPDSNRTWTNYTRCNNHTNESRVTAMNLFYLALIGHGLSLTSLFVSLGIFFHFKSLSCQRITLHKNLFFSFVLNSVITIIWLTAVANNQELVQRNPTSCKVSQFIHLYLFGCNYFWMLCEGIYLHTLIVVAVFAEKQHLMWYYLLGWGFPLIPASIHAAARSYYYNDNCWISSKTSLLYIIHGPICAALLVNLFFLLNIVRVLITKLKVTHQAESSLYMKAVRATLILVPLLGIQYVLLPYKPEGRVSSEIYDYIMHILMHYQGLLVATIFCFFNGEVQAVLRRHWNQYQIQFGSSVGNHSDALRSASYTASSITEVQGCYSIDGHTEHMNGKGCHDADASILKSDSPFA, encoded by the exons ATGGCCAAAAGGAAGATGGATTGTATCGAGCGGAGTGGGATGGTGGCTCTCATACTGCTGTGTAATCTAACAAAG ATTTTTGTGAAGGCAAGCATGGAGGTGAATGAGACCCAGCAGCAGCATCCAACCCACGTCTACCATGAGATTGGACTCACCAGAAACAAGATAGTTACAGCACAGTTTGAGTGCTATCAAAAGATAATGAAGGACGATACCCAGGACAGACAAG AGCCCATGTGTAATCGCACTTGGGATGGCTGGCTGTGTTGGGACGACACCAAGGCAGGTGTTCACTCCGAGCAGCACTGCCCCGACTACTTCCAGGATTTTGATCCTTCAG AGATGGTGACGAAAATTTGCAGCGATAGCGGCCATTGGTTCATGCATCCGGACAGCAACCGGACATGGACCAACTACACCCGCTGCAATAATCACACCAACGAAAGCAGAGTG ACTGCAATGAATCTTTTCTATTTAGCTCTCATAGGACATGGCCTGTCACTGACCTCCCTCTTCGTTTCACTCGGGATATTCTTCCATTTCAA GAGTTTAAGTTGCCAAAGGATCACACTTCACAAAaacctcttcttctcttttgttCTGAATTCTGTGATCACCATCATTTGGTTGACCGCAGTGGCAAACAACCAGGAGCTGGTGCAGAGGAATCCA ACGAGCTGTAAAGTGTCCCAGTTCATTCATCTGTACCTGTTTGGCTGCAATTACTTCTGGATGCTGTGTGAGGGAATATATCTGCACACTCTCATCGTGGTGGCTGTGTTTGCGGAGAAGCAGCACCTGATGTGGTACTATCTTTTAGGCTGGG GCTTCCCTCTCATTCCTGCCTCCATACATGCCGCTGCTCGGAGTTACTACTACAACGACAA CTGTTGGATTAGCTCCAAAACATCGCTACTCTACATCATCCATGGCCCCATCTGTGCTGCTCTTTTG GTCAATCTGTTCTTTCTGCTAAACATTGTGCGAGTGCTCATCACCAAACTGAAGGTGACCCACCAAGCCGAGTCCAGTCTCTACATGAAAGCCGTGAGAGCCACCCTCATCCTGGTGCCTCTTCTGGGAATTCAGTACGTCCTGCTTCCCTATAAGCCAGAGGGACGGGTCTCCTCGGAAATATACGACTACATCATGCACATTCTAATGCATTACCAG GGTCTGCTGGTGGCCACCATCTTCTGCTTTTTCAACGGAGAA GTCCAAGCGGTTCTGAGGAGGCACTGGAACCAGTATCAGATCCAGTTTGGCAGCAGCGTGGGAAACCACTCGGATGCGCTGCGCTCCGCCTCCTACACGGCGTCCTCCATCACAGAGGTACAGGGTTGCTACAGCATCGACGGCCACACAGAACACATGAATGGCAAGGGCTGCCACGACGCCGACGCCTCGATCCTAAAGTCAGACAGCCCCTTCGCCTGA